The following is a genomic window from Bosea sp. RAC05.
CCGCGGAAGCGTCGCGTCAGGCGCCGCAGGGCCGCCCGGTTGCGGCGCAGGGAAAAGACGCGCGTCATTGGAAACCTCATGGCGCGGGCGCGTTGAAGGGCTCGGTCCGGAAGGTCGTCGAGGCGACGATGCCACGACGTCCGGAGCCGATATTGGCGAGGCTCGCGCTCCAGTAGGTGAAGTAGAGCGGGTATTCGAGCACGGCCCGAACCACGACGATCTGCTGCGGCTGGGGCGCATTGTAGCCAAAGCCGGTGGTGTTCAGCCCGCCGGCCGAGATCGGATTGGTGCCGTCGGTGCCGTTCTTCGCATTGGCGAAGGAGGTGTAGGCGCGAACGTCGATGACCAGCTTCGAGCAGTCGACGAGGCCCGGGGCATTGGCGCAGACGTCATTCTTGAAGGCTTGCGTGTTGGTGGCCGCATTGCCGGTGTAGCGCGTCAGCGCCTCGCCGGTGAGCAGGCGCCGCGAGGTCTGGGAGACCGCCTCCTCGAGCACCTGGCTGGTCCAGAACAGCAGCGCCGTTTCCAGGATGGCGACGAGCAGCATCAGGAAGGGGATCGAGATGAAGGCGAACTCGACGGCGGTCGCACCCTCCTGCGACCGGCGGAAGCGGCCGAGCAGCCGGAACCGTGCACGGCGTGCCGCGACAGGCGCGGGGGCCGCCGGGGGATCGATGGTGGAGGGGTCGGTCATGCCGTCCGGGTCCCGTTGTCGCGTGCAGGTCGCTGCCGCGCAACCTCGGGCCGGCTTTCGCCTGTTGGCTCCTTGGAAGCGGCATCGGTCAGATGACGCTTCCACTCTTACGGGCAAAGAATTGCCGATCCGTTAGACCGGTCGCAGGTGCGGTCGAATCGCGGTTAGCGGATGCTTAACCCTGTGGCGTCGAGTTTCAGCGCTTGCTCGCGCCGAGCGCCGCGCCATTGCGGGTGCTGGCCTGGGAGCCGACCTCGCCGAAATACTTCTGCGCGTCGCCGAGTTGCGCCGCCGGCTGGCAGACGGGTGTGCAGGAATAGCTCTCGCGCTCGAGTCCCCGCTGCACGGTCAGGACGGAATCGGAATCCGCGCCCACGCGCACGAGGGATTCCGCCAGGAGCGTGCCGGCCGCATCGAGCGCGATCAGGTTGGTCACGCCGAAGCTCTTGCCGGTGACGATCATCACGCCGTTCTTCTGGACGGCGACATCGGCGATGGCGGGGTTGCCGACGATCACGGTCTGGGCCTTTTCGGGCAGCCGGACCACCTTGGCGTGGTCGACCTTGACGATGACGCTCTCGACGGTGCCCGTGGCGGGCGCCGCCTGGGTCTGCGTCGGACCGGCGGCCAGCGCGAGCGCCGTGACGGCTCCCGCGAGCGCGGCGATCGTCAAGGCGGAGCGGGGCCGATGGCGCCGAAGGGCGGCCGGGAGAGTGAACATCGCGCTGCCTCAAGATTTCCGTATCGACAGCTAAGCGGAAAATGATGAATCAAACCCTAATCGGGCTGTGCGGGCGGGTTTGGCGACGGCCACGGCAGCTTGACCAAGGGAGACAAGCGGCCTCTCGTGTCGATAACGGGGCGCGAAGGTACGCGATCCCCATGTTGATGGGCAGGAATGGGAAACTTAAAACGGCTCGTTAACTGTCAAAAACATGTAGTGACATAATATAATCTGTCAGTGACTATGGCAATTTGCCGTTAACCATCGCTCGAATGTCTTGAAGATCGGGCGAATTCTTCCTTCGCCTTAACCGATCGGCAAGGGGGGCGGGGTAATGTCCATCTTGTCGCTGACCGAAGCCACTTCAGAGCGAAGGCAGCCGTCAAACCGTGGTTCAAGAGGAGTTTCACATGACCAACGTTTTCGCTCGCTTCGCCAAGGATGAGTCCGGCGCCACCGCCATCGAGTACGGCCTGATCGCGGCCCTGATCGCCGTCGTCTGCATCACCGTCTGGACGAACATCGGCACCAGCCTGTCGGCCAAGTTCACGGCCATCAACAACGGCCTGAAGTAAGATCCGGCGCGTGGGGCGGCAACGTCCCGCCACCGCGAAACCGAAACGCCCCGGTTCGTCCGGGGCGTTTTGATTCGAGGCGGCCGGTTTCGCCGTCATCGCTGCGACCACAGTAAGGGTTTGGTGAGGCGCCTGCGGCAGGATCGCCGCCATGATCACCACTCCCGTAGGGGATGTCCATGTCGCTCCAGTTCATCGCCCTGCTCTTCGTGTTTCCGGCCGCCATGGCCTATGCCGCGGCGAGCGACCTCGTCTCGATGACGATCTCGAATCGGCTCTGCCTGGTTCTGCTGGCCACCTTCGCGGTCTGCGCCGCCACGCTCGGGCTGGGCTGGAGCCAGATCGCCTGGCATCTGGCGGCGGGAGGTCTCGTCCTGGTGATCTGCTTCGGCATGTTCGCCGCCGGCTGGATCGGCGGCGGCGACGCCAAGCTCGCGGCGGTGACCGCGCTCTGGTTCGGCTTCGAGCAGCTGATGCCCTATCTCACCCTGGCGGCGATCGGCGGCGGCGTGCTCACCTTCGCCCTCCTCAAGCTGCGCTCCGGTCCCCTGCCGCAGGTCGCGACCGGCTGGTCCTGGGCCCGCCGGCTGCATTCGCCGAAGGAAGGCGTGCCCTATGGCATCGCGCTGGCCTTCGCCGCGCTCCTGGTGCTGCCCGACAGCGCGCTCTGGCGGGCCGCGATGGGGCTGTGAGGGTGCCGCCGGCGCGACGCCGGGCCAGCCTTCAAAAAAGATACGTCCGATTAACCATAAGTTGACGATTCCAGCCGCACGATCCTCGCCGAGAGCCAACTGGGTTTGGCTGAGGGTCAGTCGCTATGAGTCCCGCCCGCATCATCATTCTCCTGGTCGCGCTGGTCGCCGGCATCGGCGCCGCCATGCTGATCCAGAAACCGTCGCAGGCCCCCGCTCCCGCAGCGCGGATCGAGCAGGCGCCGACGGTGCCCGTCCTCGTCGCCGCGGCGGATATTCCCGTCGGTAACGTCGTCGCCGCCGGCGACTTGCGCTGGCTCGACTGGCCGCTCTCGAGCGTGCCGGCCGGCGTCGTCCGCAAGGACGAGGCGCCGCAGGCTGAAACGGAGCTCGCCGGCCAGGTCGTGCGCTACGGCATGCTCGCCTCCGAGCCGATCCGCCGCGAGAAGCTGATCAAGACCGACGGCACCGGTTTCCTCTCGGCGGTGCTGCCCTCCGGCATGCGCGCCGTTGCGATCTCGACCGACAGCCGCGGGGCCAACACGGCCGGCGGCTTCATCCTCCCCAACGATCGCGTCGACGTCATCGTCACGGTGAAGGGGCCGGCGGTCGAGGGCGAGGGCGACGCCTTCATGAGCGAGACGATCCTGCGC
Proteins encoded in this region:
- a CDS encoding pilus assembly protein N-terminal domain-containing protein, translating into MFTLPAALRRHRPRSALTIAALAGAVTALALAAGPTQTQAAPATGTVESVIVKVDHAKVVRLPEKAQTVIVGNPAIADVAVQKNGVMIVTGKSFGVTNLIALDAAGTLLAESLVRVGADSDSVLTVQRGLERESYSCTPVCQPAAQLGDAQKYFGEVGSQASTRNGAALGASKR
- a CDS encoding TadE/TadG family type IV pilus assembly protein gives rise to the protein MTDPSTIDPPAAPAPVAARRARFRLLGRFRRSQEGATAVEFAFISIPFLMLLVAILETALLFWTSQVLEEAVSQTSRRLLTGEALTRYTGNAATNTQAFKNDVCANAPGLVDCSKLVIDVRAYTSFANAKNGTDGTNPISAGGLNTTGFGYNAPQPQQIVVVRAVLEYPLYFTYWSASLANIGSGRRGIVASTTFRTEPFNAPAP
- the cpaB gene encoding Flp pilus assembly protein CpaB, encoding MSPARIIILLVALVAGIGAAMLIQKPSQAPAPAARIEQAPTVPVLVAAADIPVGNVVAAGDLRWLDWPLSSVPAGVVRKDEAPQAETELAGQVVRYGMLASEPIRREKLIKTDGTGFLSAVLPSGMRAVAISTDSRGANTAGGFILPNDRVDVIVTVKGPAVEGEGDAFMSETILRNLRVLAIGQNVQERNGEKVVVGETATLEVEPGQAESLFRAQKMGTLSLSLRSLKDAGQVVTGPTAEGAMTIVKYGVTMRSANQ
- a CDS encoding Flp family type IVb pilin, with protein sequence MTNVFARFAKDESGATAIEYGLIAALIAVVCITVWTNIGTSLSAKFTAINNGLK
- a CDS encoding A24 family peptidase, with product MSLQFIALLFVFPAAMAYAAASDLVSMTISNRLCLVLLATFAVCAATLGLGWSQIAWHLAAGGLVLVICFGMFAAGWIGGGDAKLAAVTALWFGFEQLMPYLTLAAIGGGVLTFALLKLRSGPLPQVATGWSWARRLHSPKEGVPYGIALAFAALLVLPDSALWRAAMGL